From the Comamonas odontotermitis genome, one window contains:
- the serS gene encoding serine--tRNA ligase: protein MLDIQLLRKDLDAVVARLQTRKNPQAFLNVDAFKTLEAERKTIQTRTEELQSKRNQLSKQIGMLMGKGEKDAAEAAKAEVAAMKTELEQSAARLDQIQAELQAMLVAVPNLPHESVPVGADEEGNVEVRRWGTPKAFDFEIKDHVDLGTPLGLDFESGVKLAGSRFTVMKGQIARLHRALAQFMLDTQTGDHGYTECYVPYIVNSDSLKGTGQLPKFEQDLFAAKKGGQDAEPVPDTSALYLIPTSEVPLTNLVRDEVLAEDQLPIKLTAHSPCFRSEAGSAGRDTRGLIRQHQFDKVEMVQIVHPDKSYEALEEMTTHAEHVLQKLGLPYRVMSLCTGDMGFGAAKTYDLEVWVPAQNTYREISSVSNCEAFQARRMQARFKNAQGKNELVHTLNGSGLAVGRTLVAVLENCQNADGSITVPEVLRSYMGGVAVLKV from the coding sequence ATGCTCGATATTCAGCTACTTCGCAAAGACCTGGACGCGGTCGTCGCACGCCTGCAGACCCGCAAGAACCCCCAGGCATTTTTGAACGTTGACGCTTTCAAGACGCTGGAGGCGGAGCGCAAGACCATCCAGACCCGTACCGAAGAGCTGCAAAGCAAGCGCAACCAGCTGTCCAAGCAGATCGGCATGCTGATGGGCAAGGGCGAGAAGGATGCTGCCGAAGCCGCCAAGGCCGAAGTGGCCGCCATGAAGACCGAGCTGGAGCAATCGGCTGCGCGCCTTGACCAGATTCAGGCCGAGTTGCAGGCCATGCTGGTGGCGGTGCCTAATCTGCCGCACGAATCGGTGCCTGTAGGCGCCGATGAGGAGGGCAATGTGGAAGTGCGCCGCTGGGGTACGCCCAAGGCCTTTGATTTCGAGATCAAGGACCATGTGGACCTGGGCACGCCGCTGGGGCTGGATTTTGAATCGGGCGTCAAGCTGGCCGGTTCGCGCTTTACGGTGATGAAGGGCCAGATCGCTCGCCTGCACCGTGCGCTGGCGCAGTTCATGCTCGATACGCAGACCGGCGACCATGGCTATACCGAGTGCTATGTGCCCTATATCGTCAACAGCGATTCGCTCAAGGGTACTGGCCAGTTGCCTAAGTTCGAGCAAGACCTGTTTGCTGCCAAGAAGGGCGGCCAGGATGCAGAGCCGGTGCCAGATACCTCGGCGCTGTACCTGATCCCGACCTCCGAAGTGCCGCTCACCAACCTGGTGCGCGACGAAGTGCTGGCCGAAGACCAGTTGCCCATCAAGCTGACCGCGCACAGCCCGTGCTTCCGCTCGGAAGCAGGATCGGCCGGTCGCGACACGCGCGGCCTGATTCGCCAGCACCAGTTCGACAAGGTGGAGATGGTGCAAATCGTCCATCCCGACAAGAGCTATGAGGCTCTGGAAGAGATGACCACCCACGCCGAGCATGTGCTGCAGAAGCTCGGCCTGCCTTACCGGGTGATGAGCCTGTGCACCGGCGACATGGGCTTTGGCGCCGCCAAGACCTATGACCTGGAAGTGTGGGTGCCTGCACAGAATACCTACCGGGAAATCAGCTCGGTGAGCAACTGTGAAGCCTTCCAGGCGCGTCGCATGCAGGCCCGCTTCAAGAATGCGCAAGGCAAGAACGAGCTGGTGCACACCTTGAACGGATCGGGACTGGCCGTGGGCCGCACCCTGGTAGCTGTGCTGGAGAACTGCCAGAACGCCGACGGTTCGATCACCGTGCCGGAAGTCCTGCGTTCGTACATGGGTGGTGTGGCCGTACTGAAGGTGTAA
- a CDS encoding type 1 glutamine amidotransferase, whose protein sequence is MKPVAILQHETSQGPGVLLDHLRQRGISYELIAPCDEGKTPMRARDYRGIVVLGSNHCANEQLRWIEQERCLLQNALAGDVPVLGHCFGAQMLARAMGARVWRNPCANIGWSRVWITPHAQARMDLPAQATIFNWHYDTFEIPQGATRTMYGSHCLNKGFVHGPHWAFQGHLEVTAQSVRDWCNEGAPELREAGGPAVQTRTQILAQLPTHIDQLHQIAERTYSAWTAQLQRPRLFFTPMWGAARLALA, encoded by the coding sequence ATGAAACCTGTCGCCATCCTCCAGCATGAAACCTCGCAAGGCCCCGGCGTATTGCTCGATCATCTGCGGCAGCGCGGTATCTCCTACGAGCTGATCGCCCCCTGCGATGAGGGCAAAACTCCCATGCGTGCGCGTGACTACCGTGGCATCGTCGTGCTGGGCAGCAACCACTGCGCCAATGAGCAGCTGCGCTGGATCGAGCAAGAGCGCTGCCTGCTGCAAAACGCGCTGGCCGGTGACGTGCCCGTGCTCGGCCACTGCTTTGGCGCGCAGATGCTGGCCCGTGCCATGGGCGCGCGCGTGTGGCGCAACCCCTGCGCCAATATCGGGTGGAGCCGCGTCTGGATCACGCCGCACGCGCAGGCACGCATGGATTTGCCCGCACAGGCCACCATCTTCAACTGGCACTACGACACCTTTGAGATCCCGCAAGGCGCCACCCGCACCATGTACGGCAGCCACTGCCTGAACAAAGGCTTTGTGCATGGCCCGCACTGGGCTTTTCAAGGCCATCTGGAGGTCACAGCCCAGAGCGTGCGCGACTGGTGCAATGAAGGAGCGCCCGAGCTACGCGAAGCGGGTGGCCCAGCCGTGCAGACCAGGACGCAGATACTGGCGCAGTTGCCCACGCATATCGACCAATTGCACCAGATCGCAGAGCGTACCTACAGCGCCTGGACTGCACAGTTGCAGCGCCCTCGCCTGTTTTTCACGCCCATGTGGGGAGCGGCACGTCTGGCGCTGGCATGA
- a CDS encoding helix-turn-helix transcriptional regulator, whose product MPRQNTSPADYPQAVLQQIEQLAHNIAIARKRRGESQAQWAKKLGISQPTMARIERGDPSVAMASYVMCMWLINRAQGLADLVAPLNDHAALEKEVAKVRAKRRPANSPYSAPGARKPPAANPVTGQHPPRVAEPAKAWSTAQGLAALMAGSTSKKHDG is encoded by the coding sequence ATGCCGCGTCAGAACACATCGCCTGCCGACTATCCCCAAGCGGTGCTCCAGCAGATTGAACAGCTGGCGCACAATATCGCCATCGCGCGAAAGCGCCGCGGGGAATCGCAGGCGCAATGGGCGAAGAAACTCGGCATCTCCCAGCCCACCATGGCTCGCATCGAGCGCGGGGACCCCTCTGTTGCCATGGCCTCGTACGTGATGTGCATGTGGCTGATCAACCGGGCCCAGGGCCTGGCCGATCTGGTAGCCCCCCTGAACGACCACGCGGCGCTGGAGAAGGAAGTGGCCAAGGTTCGCGCCAAACGCAGGCCTGCAAACTCGCCATACTCCGCGCCCGGGGCACGCAAGCCCCCCGCAGCCAACCCGGTCACGGGCCAACACCCACCCCGAGTGGCCGAACCCGCCAAAGCCTGGTCCACGGCCCAGGGCCTGGCCGCCCTGATGGCCGGATCCACCAGCAAGAAGCACGATGGCTGA
- a CDS encoding FKBP-type peptidyl-prolyl cis-trans isomerase — MTTPMAPVTPLPADAPVVQPGSFLTLHYRLAGPAGDVINTFEGKPATLSLGMGELSPEVENLLLGLPEGAHTTFHVPAGIAFGERNADMVQWVARKLLNELGDPMEQYTQGDVVQFPTPDGSGTYAGVALQVRDDGAVQFDFNHPLASQPVTFEVKLIGVL, encoded by the coding sequence ATGACTACTCCGATGGCCCCCGTGACGCCGCTGCCTGCCGATGCGCCAGTGGTACAACCCGGATCGTTTCTGACCTTGCACTACCGCCTGGCTGGCCCGGCGGGCGATGTGATCAATACTTTCGAGGGCAAGCCTGCCACTTTGTCGCTGGGTATGGGCGAGCTCTCGCCCGAGGTTGAAAACCTGTTGCTGGGTCTGCCCGAAGGGGCGCACACCACGTTCCATGTGCCTGCCGGTATTGCCTTCGGAGAGCGTAATGCCGACATGGTGCAGTGGGTGGCTCGCAAGCTGCTCAATGAACTGGGCGATCCGATGGAGCAGTACACCCAGGGCGATGTGGTGCAGTTTCCTACGCCCGATGGCAGCGGCACATACGCTGGCGTGGCTCTGCAGGTACGCGATGATGGCGCCGTGCAATTTGACTTCAACCACCCGTTGGCGAGCCAGCCGGTGACGTTTGAGGTCAAGCTGATCGGGGTGCTTTGA
- the radC gene encoding RadC family protein, translating into MPMKDLPPDSLPREKLLARGPNALTDAELLAIVLRTGMAGKGVLQWADELLAPCTPQSRNSFGGLSGLLQASDADLREVKGLGPAKRAELMAVLELARRAMAQQLQQRTVLDGAATVKAFLQLHLAHKQHEVFAVLFLDCHHQLIALEELFRGTLSQTSVYPREVVLRALHHHCSAVILAHNHPSGQVASSQADRQLTHTLKAALALVDVNVLDHIIVAPGAALSMAEEGEM; encoded by the coding sequence CTGCCCATGAAAGACCTGCCCCCCGACAGCCTGCCACGCGAAAAGCTGCTGGCACGCGGCCCCAATGCCTTGACGGATGCCGAGTTGCTGGCCATCGTGCTGCGCACCGGCATGGCGGGCAAAGGCGTTCTTCAATGGGCCGATGAACTGCTGGCCCCCTGTACTCCCCAGTCCAGGAACAGTTTTGGCGGATTGTCAGGGTTGCTGCAAGCCAGCGACGCCGATTTGCGCGAAGTCAAAGGACTGGGCCCTGCCAAGCGGGCCGAGCTGATGGCAGTGCTGGAGCTGGCACGCCGCGCCATGGCCCAACAGCTGCAGCAACGCACCGTGCTGGACGGCGCAGCCACCGTCAAAGCGTTTCTGCAGTTGCATCTGGCCCACAAGCAGCACGAAGTGTTTGCCGTGCTGTTTCTGGATTGCCACCACCAGCTGATTGCGCTGGAAGAACTCTTTCGGGGCACGCTGAGCCAGACCAGCGTCTATCCACGCGAAGTGGTGCTGCGCGCACTGCACCACCACTGTTCAGCCGTGATTTTGGCGCACAATCACCCCAGCGGCCAGGTGGCATCCAGCCAGGCCGACCGGCAGCTGACGCACACCCTGAAGGCCGCGTTGGCGCTGGTGGATGTGAATGTACTGGACCATATCATCGTTGCGCCCGGCGCCGCGCTGTCCATGGCCGAGGAAGGTGAGATGTGA
- a CDS encoding group II truncated hemoglobin: protein MQIEEKPPFDTPFEWIGGESRVRALVDRFYDLMDLEPGYRELRAAHGSSLDDARVKLFWFLCGWLGGPDHYISRFGHPRLRMRHMPFSIGIAERDQWLACMDQAMGDVGVDQKLRTRLQQSFFQTADWMRNRGV, encoded by the coding sequence ATGCAAATTGAAGAAAAGCCCCCTTTTGATACGCCGTTTGAATGGATTGGCGGTGAGTCCCGGGTACGCGCCCTGGTGGATCGCTTTTACGACCTGATGGATCTGGAGCCAGGCTATCGGGAACTGCGGGCTGCCCATGGCAGCAGTCTCGACGATGCGCGTGTCAAGCTGTTCTGGTTTTTATGCGGCTGGCTGGGTGGGCCCGACCACTACATCAGCCGCTTTGGCCATCCGCGCCTGCGGATGCGGCACATGCCGTTTTCCATTGGCATTGCCGAGCGTGACCAGTGGCTGGCATGCATGGACCAGGCCATGGGCGACGTGGGTGTTGACCAAAAACTGCGAACGCGCCTGCAGCAGAGCTTCTTTCAGACAGCAGACTGGATGCGCAACCGGGGTGTTTGA
- a CDS encoding LemA family protein, which produces MNTTWMVVAAVFAVLIVWGIVVYNRLMELRNRTVNALAQIDVQLKRRYDLIPNLVSVAKKYLEHESQTLEAVIRARGQAQAAATALRTAPGKPEVAQAMVAAEGVLGGALSRLMVVSESYPELKADATMRSLSEELNSTENRIGYARQAYNDQVLEFNNASKAFPAIVVAALLGFPALPMLQSTQNAQEREAIRVQF; this is translated from the coding sequence ATGAACACAACCTGGATGGTGGTGGCAGCCGTATTTGCAGTGCTGATCGTGTGGGGCATCGTGGTGTACAACCGATTGATGGAGTTGCGCAACCGCACTGTCAATGCACTGGCGCAGATCGATGTGCAGCTCAAACGCCGGTACGACCTGATTCCCAATCTGGTATCGGTTGCCAAGAAGTATCTTGAACACGAATCGCAGACGCTGGAGGCGGTGATCCGCGCGCGTGGCCAGGCCCAGGCCGCAGCCACCGCGTTGCGCACGGCGCCCGGCAAACCCGAGGTGGCACAGGCCATGGTGGCCGCCGAGGGCGTATTGGGCGGGGCATTGAGCCGCCTGATGGTGGTGAGCGAGAGCTATCCGGAACTGAAGGCCGATGCCACCATGCGTTCTCTCAGCGAAGAACTCAACAGTACGGAAAACCGCATCGGCTACGCGCGCCAGGCTTACAACGACCAGGTGCTGGAGTTCAACAACGCGTCCAAGGCGTTTCCGGCAATTGTGGTTGCGGCTCTCCTGGGCTTTCCCGCGCTGCCCATGCTGCAGTCCACGCAGAATGCACAAGAACGTGAAGCCATACGTGTTCAATTTTGA
- a CDS encoding ABC transporter permease, producing the protein MGHKIFGIGWRNLVRDWRAGELRLLLVAVALAVAALTSVSFFSDRLQAGLQRDASQLLGGDVVIVSDNPTPAAFSQKVEQLGLQGVATVSFPTMGRAADADGGETRLVGLKAVQDGYPLRGRVRVAQAVDGADATAEGIPAQGEVWVDASLLEALGLRMGASLWLGDQAFRIGRIITIEPDRGAGFLGFAPRVMMRWSDLQATGLVQPASRLVYRYAVAGAPEASAQFLQWAEQQVAAPDSHGVRVESLQSGRPEMEQTLNRAQKFLNLVALLAALLSAVAVALAARTFANAHLGSAALMRVLGLSQRDIAGAYLVEFLAVGLAASLIGVALGFAMHYLFIGLMAGLLAVELPAASAWPIGIGLGMGMTLLLAFGLPPVLQLARVPPLRVLRRELGAMRPASASVLLVGMAGFAALLMLVSGDWALGGIAVGGFAAAVLVFALLSAAAIAVLRRGVHEATAPQWLVLATRQVAARPAFAVVQISSLAVGLMALVLLVLLRTDLIQTWRQTTPPDAMNRFVINIMPDQSDAFRAALERAGISKVDWYPMIRGRLIQINGKAVGPQDYTEDRAKRLVDREFNISNSTELQEHNQVVQGRWVAGDAQGISVEEGIAKTLGLQLGDRLLFDMGGVQRESTITSLRKVDWGSMRANFFVMYPVGHLDDVAVTYLAAYRAPDVAGFDNALVREFPNITNVDLRATVAQLQRVLDQVIRAVEFLFGFTLAAGLVVLFAAITATREERAREFAIMRAVGARAQLLRQVQRAELAGVGLLAGVLASVVAVAIGWALARYVFDFAWTPRWWVPLAGGACGAVLALMAGWWGLREVLRRPVVVTLREASE; encoded by the coding sequence ATGGGACACAAGATTTTCGGAATCGGATGGCGAAACTTGGTGCGTGACTGGCGCGCGGGTGAGCTGCGTTTGCTGCTGGTTGCCGTTGCATTGGCGGTGGCAGCATTGACTTCGGTCAGTTTTTTTTCGGACCGATTGCAGGCGGGGTTGCAGCGCGACGCCAGCCAGCTGCTGGGGGGCGATGTGGTCATCGTCAGCGACAACCCGACGCCTGCGGCGTTCTCCCAGAAGGTGGAGCAGCTAGGCCTTCAGGGAGTGGCGACGGTGAGCTTTCCCACCATGGGGCGGGCTGCTGACGCGGATGGCGGAGAGACCCGCCTGGTAGGGCTCAAGGCCGTGCAGGATGGTTATCCATTGCGAGGCCGGGTGCGCGTTGCGCAGGCGGTCGATGGGGCCGACGCAACTGCAGAGGGGATTCCCGCGCAAGGCGAGGTCTGGGTGGATGCCAGCCTGCTGGAGGCATTGGGCCTGCGCATGGGTGCATCGCTGTGGCTGGGGGACCAGGCATTCAGGATTGGCCGCATCATCACCATTGAGCCAGACCGGGGCGCCGGGTTTCTGGGATTCGCGCCGCGCGTGATGATGCGCTGGAGTGACCTGCAGGCCACGGGCCTGGTGCAGCCGGCCAGCCGTCTGGTGTATCGCTATGCCGTGGCTGGAGCACCGGAGGCGTCGGCGCAGTTCCTGCAGTGGGCGGAGCAGCAGGTGGCGGCGCCGGACAGCCATGGCGTGCGCGTGGAATCACTGCAAAGCGGCCGCCCGGAGATGGAGCAGACGCTCAACCGCGCGCAGAAATTCCTGAACCTGGTGGCCCTGCTCGCCGCCTTGCTGTCCGCCGTGGCGGTGGCATTGGCAGCACGCACCTTTGCCAATGCGCACCTGGGCAGTGCTGCATTGATGCGGGTGCTGGGCCTTTCGCAGCGGGACATTGCCGGAGCCTACCTGGTGGAGTTCCTGGCGGTCGGGCTGGCAGCCAGCCTGATCGGTGTCGCACTGGGCTTTGCCATGCACTATCTGTTCATCGGCTTGATGGCGGGGCTGTTGGCGGTGGAGTTGCCCGCAGCCAGCGCCTGGCCGATCGGCATCGGCCTGGGCATGGGCATGACCTTGCTGCTGGCCTTCGGCTTGCCGCCGGTATTGCAATTGGCCAGGGTTCCGCCGCTGCGGGTGCTGCGGCGAGAGCTGGGTGCCATGCGGCCGGCGTCGGCCTCGGTGCTGCTGGTGGGGATGGCTGGTTTTGCTGCACTGTTGATGCTGGTGAGCGGCGATTGGGCGCTGGGCGGCATTGCAGTTGGCGGCTTTGCCGCCGCCGTGCTGGTGTTTGCGCTGCTGAGCGCTGCAGCAATTGCCGTGTTGCGCCGCGGTGTGCATGAGGCAACTGCGCCACAGTGGCTGGTGCTGGCGACACGCCAGGTGGCAGCACGGCCCGCATTTGCGGTGGTGCAGATCAGCAGCCTGGCCGTGGGCCTGATGGCACTGGTGCTGCTGGTGCTGCTGCGCACCGACCTGATCCAGACCTGGCGCCAGACCACGCCGCCCGATGCGATGAACCGTTTTGTCATCAACATCATGCCGGACCAGTCCGACGCCTTTCGGGCCGCGCTGGAGCGGGCTGGCATCAGCAAGGTGGATTGGTACCCGATGATTCGTGGCCGGCTCATCCAGATCAACGGCAAGGCCGTGGGACCGCAGGACTATACCGAGGACCGCGCCAAGCGCCTGGTGGACCGGGAGTTCAATATCTCGAACAGCACCGAGCTGCAAGAACACAACCAGGTGGTACAGGGCCGCTGGGTGGCGGGCGACGCCCAGGGCATCAGCGTGGAAGAAGGCATTGCCAAGACCCTGGGCCTCCAGTTGGGCGACCGCCTGCTGTTTGACATGGGCGGCGTGCAGCGCGAAAGCACCATCACCAGCTTGCGCAAGGTGGACTGGGGGTCGATGCGGGCCAATTTCTTCGTCATGTATCCGGTGGGTCACCTCGATGATGTGGCCGTGACCTATCTGGCCGCCTACCGGGCTCCCGATGTGGCGGGCTTTGACAATGCGCTGGTGCGCGAGTTTCCCAACATCACCAACGTCGATCTGCGTGCCACGGTGGCGCAGTTGCAGCGGGTGCTGGACCAGGTCATCCGGGCGGTGGAGTTCCTCTTTGGATTCACGCTGGCTGCGGGTCTGGTGGTGCTGTTTGCGGCAATCACCGCAACGCGGGAAGAGCGAGCGCGGGAGTTCGCCATCATGCGTGCGGTGGGGGCTCGCGCGCAATTGTTGCGCCAGGTGCAGCGTGCCGAGCTGGCTGGCGTGGGCCTGCTGGCGGGCGTCCTGGCCAGTGTGGTGGCCGTGGCCATCGGCTGGGCGCTGGCCCGCTACGTGTTCGACTTTGCCTGGACGCCCCGCTGGTGGGTGCCTCTGGCAGGAGGAGCCTGTGGTGCAGTACTGGCCCTGATGGCTGGCTGGTGGGGGCTGCGTGAGGTGCTGCGCCGACCGGTGGTGGTCACCTTGCGCGAAGCCTCCGAATAG
- the ispH gene encoding 4-hydroxy-3-methylbut-2-enyl diphosphate reductase, with product MLRPQEIVLAEPRGFCAGVDRAIEIVERAIEKFGAPIYVRHEIVHNTYVVNDLKAKGAIFIEELDDVPPGATLIFSAHGVSKAVQQEAERRGFSIFDATCPLVTKVHVEVAKLAKEGYEFIMIGHKGHPEVEGTMGQLSEGIHLVEDVADVARVNPGQTEKLAVVTQTTLSVDDAAEITAAVKARFPQIREPKQQDICYATQNRQDAIKVMSQQVDLVIVVGSPTSSNSNRLRELAVKLGTPGYMVDNADELKPEWFDGVARVGLTAGASAPEVLVGQVIDRIKELGAVSVRKMDGIQETVKFPLPKGLKIDVGGLEISARSPETGH from the coding sequence ATGCTGCGACCGCAAGAAATCGTTCTGGCCGAGCCGCGCGGCTTCTGCGCGGGGGTGGACCGGGCCATCGAAATCGTTGAGCGTGCAATCGAAAAATTTGGTGCGCCCATCTATGTGCGCCATGAGATCGTGCACAACACCTACGTGGTGAACGATCTGAAGGCCAAGGGCGCCATCTTCATCGAAGAGCTGGACGATGTGCCACCGGGCGCCACCCTGATCTTCTCTGCCCACGGCGTCAGCAAGGCGGTGCAGCAGGAAGCCGAGCGTCGCGGTTTCAGCATCTTTGACGCGACCTGCCCGCTGGTGACCAAGGTGCATGTCGAAGTTGCCAAGCTTGCCAAGGAGGGCTATGAGTTCATCATGATCGGCCACAAGGGGCATCCCGAGGTCGAAGGCACGATGGGGCAGCTGTCCGAAGGCATTCATCTGGTGGAAGACGTGGCGGATGTGGCCAGGGTCAACCCCGGGCAGACCGAAAAGCTGGCCGTGGTGACGCAGACGACACTGAGCGTGGACGACGCTGCCGAGATCACTGCTGCCGTCAAGGCGCGCTTCCCGCAGATCCGCGAGCCCAAGCAGCAGGACATCTGCTATGCAACGCAGAACCGGCAGGATGCCATCAAGGTGATGAGCCAGCAGGTCGATCTGGTGATCGTGGTGGGCAGTCCCACCAGTTCCAACAGCAACCGCCTGCGGGAGCTGGCCGTCAAGCTCGGAACACCCGGCTACATGGTGGATAACGCCGATGAGTTGAAGCCGGAATGGTTTGACGGCGTTGCCCGCGTGGGCCTCACTGCCGGTGCTTCGGCGCCCGAAGTGCTGGTGGGGCAGGTGATCGACCGGATCAAGGAACTGGGCGCCGTCAGCGTGCGCAAGATGGATGGTATCCAGGAGACCGTCAAGTTTCCGCTTCCCAAGGGCTTGAAAATCGATGTGGGTGGGCTCGAAATCTCCGCCCGATCCCCGGAGACGGGGCACTAA
- a CDS encoding type II toxin-antitoxin system HipA family toxin, with translation MAEPSINARSYLPQDQLYVWALVNPAAPVLVGTLGLSQLVPDCATFVYAPPWWNFPLSEDLPIVANQLFSAGEPASAPGAIDDARPDRWGERIIRHIDRPARLSILEMLLFAGDDRFGALGVSVSADQYIPRALGPYPRLQDVAQLAAAVEDVQAQAPITPDIRRLVQPGVTLGGARPKALLQTEQGTCVIKFSELDDPVDTPLIEHATMTLAAKAGIRAAATGVLPLPSRHGKARHALTIERFDRAAPYRVHCLSAKTALRAASLPESYSALATILLRLGHPERQVAMREELFKRMVFNILMDNTDDHERNHSISLNLADGYYDLTPAYDVVPSLQNLGYQAMTVGRMGSESSFENALTEINDFGIKRQRAIALVQQVAQVVDGWHAHFEQSGVCAADMELLHASIDRNALHLQRKACLTASTSVSVP, from the coding sequence ATGGCTGAACCCAGCATCAATGCCCGCAGCTACCTGCCGCAGGACCAGTTGTATGTATGGGCCTTGGTGAACCCTGCAGCACCTGTGCTGGTAGGTACGCTGGGCCTGTCACAACTGGTGCCTGATTGCGCCACCTTCGTCTACGCACCGCCGTGGTGGAACTTTCCGCTCAGCGAAGACCTGCCCATCGTAGCCAACCAGCTTTTCAGCGCCGGAGAGCCAGCCAGCGCCCCCGGGGCGATAGATGACGCCCGCCCCGACCGCTGGGGCGAGCGCATCATCCGGCATATCGACCGGCCTGCCCGCCTGTCGATTCTGGAAATGCTGCTGTTTGCTGGCGACGACCGTTTTGGCGCCTTGGGTGTTTCCGTCTCGGCAGACCAATACATTCCACGCGCTCTCGGCCCTTACCCCCGCCTGCAGGATGTGGCTCAGCTGGCAGCTGCAGTCGAAGATGTGCAGGCCCAGGCCCCCATCACGCCCGACATTCGGCGCCTGGTGCAGCCCGGTGTCACCCTGGGTGGTGCGCGCCCCAAGGCTTTGCTGCAGACGGAGCAAGGCACCTGCGTCATCAAGTTCAGCGAGCTGGACGACCCGGTAGACACGCCCCTGATCGAGCACGCCACCATGACACTCGCCGCCAAGGCAGGCATTCGGGCTGCAGCCACCGGTGTACTGCCGCTGCCTTCGCGCCATGGCAAGGCACGGCATGCACTCACCATTGAACGTTTTGACCGCGCAGCCCCGTACCGCGTGCACTGCCTGTCTGCCAAAACCGCGCTGCGAGCCGCCAGCCTGCCTGAAAGCTACAGCGCCCTGGCCACCATCTTGCTTCGCCTGGGCCATCCTGAGCGGCAGGTGGCCATGCGCGAAGAGCTGTTCAAACGCATGGTGTTCAATATCCTGATGGACAACACCGACGACCACGAACGCAACCACAGCATCAGCCTGAACCTGGCCGATGGCTACTATGACCTGACACCCGCCTATGACGTAGTGCCCAGCCTGCAGAACCTGGGCTACCAAGCGATGACCGTGGGCCGCATGGGCTCGGAGTCCTCCTTCGAAAACGCATTGACCGAAATCAACGATTTCGGCATCAAAAGGCAGCGCGCCATAGCACTGGTTCAGCAGGTAGCCCAAGTGGTGGATGGATGGCACGCGCATTTTGAGCAGTCCGGCGTGTGCGCAGCAGACATGGAGCTGCTGCACGCCAGCATTGACCGCAATGCACTTCACCTGCAACGCAAGGCGTGCCTCACAGCCAGTACCTCAGTCTCGGTACCTTGA
- a CDS encoding M48 family metalloprotease, whose protein sequence is MKFWDFQADARRSTKGLLGAFLLLVLGIVVSVHLALALVFWIPALLMVATTPLTLGQAAVTYPTGFLATNVGLVTLMVLGGAWIKRDNLKQGGLHLARQLGAREVRPALSHAEQQYANIVQELCIAAGAQLPQAMVLPRDMSLNAFAASWEARDAVIVVSMGALEYLSRDELKGVVAHELSHLREGDTRLNMELAGYVFGLEMLFNYGEEWSERGMPVFGWPLMAVGWLGWLAGQALKAAVSRQREYLADAHAVQWTRNPDGLGRALRKALWLQDHAHEAAAMQSSPGLRGGSGLRSPLVAHMLLVDVEDSDALHDAWHLGGVNWLASHPSLEERIARIYGQEQDALPLQEGEQRWVNPFAAALPQARPEA, encoded by the coding sequence ATGAAGTTCTGGGATTTCCAGGCCGATGCACGGCGCAGCACCAAAGGCCTCCTCGGGGCCTTTTTGCTATTGGTGCTGGGTATCGTGGTATCGGTGCACCTGGCTCTGGCGCTGGTGTTCTGGATTCCGGCGCTCCTCATGGTGGCAACCACGCCGCTGACGCTGGGGCAGGCTGCAGTCACATACCCCACCGGCTTTCTGGCAACCAATGTGGGATTGGTCACCCTGATGGTTCTGGGTGGCGCCTGGATCAAGCGCGATAACCTCAAGCAGGGTGGCCTGCATCTGGCAAGGCAGTTGGGCGCGCGTGAAGTGCGGCCTGCACTGTCGCATGCGGAGCAGCAATACGCCAATATCGTGCAGGAACTGTGTATTGCCGCCGGTGCCCAGTTACCGCAGGCCATGGTGCTTCCGCGTGACATGTCCCTCAATGCCTTCGCCGCCAGCTGGGAGGCCAGGGATGCGGTCATTGTGGTGTCCATGGGGGCTCTGGAGTATCTGAGCCGGGACGAGTTGAAAGGCGTGGTGGCGCATGAGCTGTCGCACCTGCGCGAAGGGGACACGCGGCTCAACATGGAACTGGCCGGTTATGTGTTTGGCCTGGAGATGCTGTTCAACTATGGCGAGGAATGGTCCGAACGCGGTATGCCTGTTTTTGGCTGGCCGCTGATGGCCGTGGGTTGGCTGGGCTGGTTGGCCGGTCAGGCGCTGAAAGCGGCCGTGTCGCGACAGCGCGAGTATCTGGCCGATGCCCATGCGGTGCAGTGGACGCGCAACCCGGATGGCCTGGGCCGCGCGCTGCGCAAGGCGCTGTGGTTGCAGGACCATGCGCACGAAGCGGCCGCCATGCAAAGCTCGCCAGGCTTGCGCGGCGGCTCCGGCCTGCGGTCGCCACTGGTTGCGCACATGTTGCTGGTGGATGTGGAGGACAGCGATGCGCTGCATGATGCCTGGCACTTGGGTGGCGTGAACTGGCTGGCATCGCACCCCAGCCTGGAAGAGCGCATCGCCCGCATCTACGGGCAGGAGCAGGATGCATTGCCATTGCAGGAGGGTGAGCAGCGCTGGGTGAATCCGTTTGCAGCCGCCTTGCCGCAAGCCCGGCCCGAGGCCTGA